Part of the Nitrosophilus alvini genome, TAACTCTGACTGCAGGTATAGGCGGAAGTCTGATAAGTTTCGGAAGTGCAGCGGGTGTTGGAGTTATGGGAAGACTCAGAGGTATCTATACATTCGGTGCACATATGAGATATGCTTGGACTATAGCGATAGGATATATCGTATCCATAGCAATCTGGTATTTGCAGTTTGAAATACTGGGAATTTATTGATAATATATGTGTAATTGATAGTAAGGAGAAAAATTAATGCAGAATGTTCCCATTGTAATACTTGATTTCGGTTCTCAATACACTCAGCTGATAGCCAGAAGGCTCAGAGAAGAGAAAGTGTATTGTGAAATATATCCCTATTTTGAAGATATAGAAACAATAAAATCGAAAAATCCCAAAGGTATAATTCTAAGCGGAGGGCCTTCAAGCGTATATGAAAAAGATGCTCCCAAAATTGACAAAAAAATATATGAACTTGGTCTTCCTATATTGGGTATCTGCTACGGTATGCAACTTATTACATACGATTTCGGCGGCAGTGTGGCAAGAGCCCTTTCACATGAGTACGGAAAGGCAAAACTCTATTTTGATGAAGTGCACGGGCATATTTCGCCTCTTTTTAAAGATACGAAGAACGGTCAGACTGTATGGATGAGCCATGCTGACAAAGTTGAGGAACTGCCTGAAGGTTTTGTCAGAATTGCCCATACCGATAACTCCCCTTATGCGGCTATTGCAAACGAGGAAAGAAATATATATGCTTTGCAGTTTCATCCCGAGGTATCACACTCCGAAGAGGGAACCAAAATCCTCAGAAACTTTGCAAGAGAGATAGCAAAAGTAGAAGATGTATGGGATATGGGACACTTCGCCAAGGAGCAGATTGAAAAGATAAGAAAAAAAGTCGGTAAAGACAAAGTTTTGTGTGCACTCAGCGGAGGAGTTGACAGTTCAGTAGTTGCGGCACTGCTGCATGAAGCAATAGGAGATCAGCTTGTTCCGGTGTTTGTAGATAATGGTCTTCTGAGGGCAGGGGAGAGGGAGAAGGTAGAGCATACTTTCAAAAATATTCTTCATGTTCCTCTTATTACCGTTGATGGTAAAGAGAGATTTTTGGAAGCTTTGAAAGGGATAACAGATCCTGAAGAGAAAAGAAAAAGAATAGGTCATACTTTCATAGAACTTTTTGAAGAGGAAGCAAAAAAACACAAAGGAATAAAATATCTTGCGCAAGGAACCCTCTATCCGGATGTAATAGAGTCGGTTTCCGTCAAAGGTCCGAGCGAGACGATAAAGTCTCACCACAACGTCGGCGGGCTACCTGACTGGATGCAGTTTGAACTTATAGAGCCTTTACGAGAGCTTTTCAAAGATGAGGTAAGAAAGCTGGGGCTTGAACTGGGCCTTCCCAGTGAAATGGTAAACCGTCATCCGTTTCCTGGACCCGGACTAGCTATAAGGATTATGGGAGAAGTTACAGAGGAGTCTTTGGAATTGCTAAGGCGTGCTGATACCATTTTGCTTGATGAGATAAAGGCAGCAGGATACTACAACAGACTCTGGCAGGCATTTGCGGTTTTACTCAATGTTAAAAGTGTAGGCGTTATGGGAGATAAGAGAACTTATGAAAATACCGTTGCAATCAGGTGTGTGGAGAGTACCGACGGAATGACTGCTACTTTTGCACATCTTCCGCATGATCTACTCGAAGATATCAGCGGCAGAATCATAAATGAAGTTGACGGAATAAACAGAGTCGTATTTGATATAACTTCTAAACCGCCGGGGACTATAGAGTGGGAGTAGCCTCTTTTTGAGCAGCGAAAGAAAGATGAGAGTTTATGTTTTGTCTAATACCGAGATAACGGGAGCTGTTAAGCTTCCCGTTATCAAGATTGATTTTTTAAAAATCTCTGTAGACCTTCAAAAGTATGACTACCTTATTTTTACTTCAAAAAACGGTGTTTACGCCATTGACAAAATTTGTAATGAATGGAAAAATATCCCCTCTTTAGCTATTGGAAACGCTACTGCCAGAAAGATAGAAGAGTTAGGTGGCCGGGTCGAAT contains:
- the guaA gene encoding glutamine-hydrolyzing GMP synthase — protein: MQNVPIVILDFGSQYTQLIARRLREEKVYCEIYPYFEDIETIKSKNPKGIILSGGPSSVYEKDAPKIDKKIYELGLPILGICYGMQLITYDFGGSVARALSHEYGKAKLYFDEVHGHISPLFKDTKNGQTVWMSHADKVEELPEGFVRIAHTDNSPYAAIANEERNIYALQFHPEVSHSEEGTKILRNFAREIAKVEDVWDMGHFAKEQIEKIRKKVGKDKVLCALSGGVDSSVVAALLHEAIGDQLVPVFVDNGLLRAGEREKVEHTFKNILHVPLITVDGKERFLEALKGITDPEEKRKRIGHTFIELFEEEAKKHKGIKYLAQGTLYPDVIESVSVKGPSETIKSHHNVGGLPDWMQFELIEPLRELFKDEVRKLGLELGLPSEMVNRHPFPGPGLAIRIMGEVTEESLELLRRADTILLDEIKAAGYYNRLWQAFAVLLNVKSVGVMGDKRTYENTVAIRCVESTDGMTATFAHLPHDLLEDISGRIINEVDGINRVVFDITSKPPGTIEWE